A genomic stretch from Chitinophaga agri includes:
- a CDS encoding ArsR/SmtB family transcription factor, which yields MDQVDIFKALSNKKRLEILAWLKEPEKHFPKQECGQFAETGVCVGHIQQKSGLTQSTVSEYLSMLQRANLLIATRLGQWTHYKRNEEAIKQLGKMIEGEL from the coding sequence ATGGACCAAGTAGACATTTTTAAGGCCTTATCCAATAAAAAAAGGCTGGAAATATTAGCCTGGCTGAAGGAACCTGAGAAGCATTTCCCAAAGCAGGAATGCGGGCAATTTGCGGAAACCGGCGTGTGTGTAGGTCATATTCAGCAGAAATCAGGACTTACACAATCTACCGTATCGGAATACCTGTCTATGTTACAGCGGGCCAATCTGCTGATAGCTACCCGACTGGGGCAATGGACGCATTACAAGCGGAATGAGGAGGCGATTAAGCAGTTGGGGAAGATGATAGA